A single region of the Metarhizium brunneum chromosome 6, complete sequence genome encodes:
- the ltmM gene encoding FAD-dependent monooxygenase ltmM: MPNDFSVIIVGGSVAGLALAHCLQRLGVSFTILEQGEIAPQLGASIGILPNGGRILDQLGIFDNIEKEIEPLELARIRYPDDFWFESRYPKALHSNYHYPVSFLERQRFLQILYDTLEAKNHIYTGKKVLAVESGIDCAVVKTSDGSEYRADLVVGADGVHSVVRSEIWRHLKQTCQIRATEKENSGIKYEYSCIYGLSRDVPHMKLGEQLSRLDDGVSIHVFTGKQSKFFWFAMVKTPQAGYAGKGACSDQAARQICDGMRSKKLSDVLTFGDVWSRCTIYKMTPLEEGVFKQWNHGRMLCIGDAVRKMCPNIGQGANMAIEDAARLANLIHKRLPLGKLSASDVDSMLREFTAAQKPRTNSICAQSEFLVRMHANQGMGRRLLGRYVIPFLNDAPAGLSGLSINNAVKLEFIDAPTRSLGGAWEASWESVLRILTGLRPKMGIHYSVYVLALSLATYLLL, translated from the exons ATGCCAAACGACTTCAGCGTCATAATCGTTGGGGGGTCTGTGGCCGGGTTGGCGCTCGCCCACTGCCTCCAACGCCTTGGTGTCTCGTTTACCATTCTTGAGCAGGGTGAAATCGCGCCCCAACTAGGAGCCTCGATTGGCATTCTGCCCAACGGGGGTCGCATTCTCGACCAGCTTGGTATTTTTGACAATATTGAGAAGGAAATCGAGCCCCTGGAGCTTGCTAGGATTCGCTACCCGGATGATTTCTGGTTTGAAAGCCGATATCCCAAGGCATTGCACTCCAA TTACCATTATCCTGTGTCTTTCTTGGAGAGGCAAAGGTTTCTCCAAATATTATACGATACGCTCGAAGCAAAGAATCACATTTACACAGGGAAAAAGGTCCTCGCTGTGGAAAGCGGCATAGACTGCGCCGTAGTCAAGACTTCCGACGGCAGTGAGTATAGAGCAGAtcttgtcgtcggcgccgacggtgTACACAGCGTCGTTCGTTCCGAAATATGGAGACACTTGAAGCAAACTTGTCAAATACGCGCAACGGAGAAGGAAAATTCAG GCATCAAATACGAGTATTCCTGCATCTACGGACTTTCCCGCGACGTGCCTCACATGAAACTCGGAGAGCAGCTCAGCCGTTTGGATGACGGCGTTTCCATCCACGTCTTTACCGGCAAGCAATCTAAGTTCTTCTGGTTTGCCATGGTCAAGACACCGCAAGCCGGGTACGCCGGAAAGGGCGCCTGTTCAGACCAAGCAGCAAGACAAATCTGCGACGGCATGCGCTCCAAGAAATTATCCGATGTCCTCACCTTCGGCGACGTATGGTCCCGATGCACAATATACAAGATGACCCCGTTGGAGGAAGGGGTTTTCAAGCAGTGGAATCACGGCCGCATGTTGTGTATTGGCGACGCTGTCCGCAAG ATGTGCCCCAATATAGGGCAGggtgccaacatggccataGAAGATGCCGCCAGGCTCGCGAATCTCATTCACAAACGCCTGCCGTTGGGCAAACTCTCAGCCAGCGACGTCGACTCGATGCTTCGCGAATTCACGGCGGCCCAGAAGCCTCGTACGAATAGCATTTGTGCGCAATCCGAGTTTCTGGTGCGCATGCACGCGAATCAGGGCATGGGGAGAAGGCTTCTCGGCCGATACGTCATTCCATTTTTGAATGACGCGCCGGCTGGTCTGTCTGGGCTTTCTATAAATAACGCAGTGAAGCTGGAGTTTATCGATGCGCCCACCAGGTCGCTTGGGGGCGCGTGGGAAGCGTCCTGGGAGTCTGTTTTGCGGATTCTGACGGGCTTGCGGCCCAAGATGGGGATACATTATTCCGTATATGTGCTTGCACTTTCGCTTGCAACATATCTTCTCCTGTAG
- the ltmS gene encoding Lolitrem B biosynthesis cluster protein S — protein MCTGTSAASFQSNWPWFMLHLVLYAGQLAGFVLIVLHETVPHTGPVRGLGLVAAMACISACFGFSTAMPIVSLWLLHRRPAQSVAAGRARKLALRTAFWLTGVTHVGAFLVAFAATAVSPDRGPFHLMNSLLGVPDCSMSQLACAPAAQGQARVRQVNEMTGTSSGFFLAMGLFCQALAAAGRRMGWKLLVRMFLVSLVVGPAAGAADALVLRDAFIGLRDGTRDHRETRKSE, from the exons ATGTGCACCGGCACGTCGGCAGCCTCCTTCCAGTCCAACTGGCCCTGGTTTATGCTTCATCTGGTCCTCTACGCCGGCCAACTCGCAGGGTTCGTCTTGATCGTCCTGCACGAGACGGTGCCGCACACAGGGCCGGTCCGCGGCCTCGG CCTCGTTGCCGCAATGGCCTGCATCTCCGCCTGCTTTGGCTTCTCGACAGCCATGCCCATCGTGTCCCTCTGGCTCCTGCACCGCCGCCCGGCCCAGAGCGTGGCCGCAGGACGAGCGCGGAAATTGGCCCTGCGAACCGCCTTCTGGCTCACGGGCGTCACACACGTCGGTGCCTTCCTGGTGGCCTTTGCAGCAACCGCCGTGTCTCCGGACCGGGGGCCGTTCCATCTCATGAACAGTCTGCTCGGGGTGCCCGACTGCTCCATGTCGCAGCTCGCGTgtgcgccggcggcgcagggACAGGCCCGCGTGCGGCAGGTGAATGAAATGACGGGCACGTCGAGCGGGTTCTTCCTGGCCATGGGGCTCTTTTGCCAAGCGCTCGCGGCGGCCGGGAGGCGCATGGGCTGGAAGCTGCTGGTCAGGATGTTTCTTGTCAGTCTGGTCGTGGGCCCGGCCGCGGGCGCTGCCGACGCGCTGGTGCTGAGGGATGCGTTCATCGGGCTCAGAGACGGCACGAGGGACCACAGGGAGACGAGGAAATCCGAGtag
- the ltmC gene encoding Prenyltransferase ltmC gives MAWLTGRFMAGEMAAVLSAFALGYLVRNRCHDKNTASQTVKHYGYDKSRSLESNSEAVDKLPSCPYEYLLGIYGRHHFAPFVKAFSPTLKNDDPDKYALILDIMDAVHFCLILVDDICDDSTKRKNQTTAHMLYGSCETANRAYFVLTKTINRAMRERPVLGVELLKALEQMLEGQDISLVWRRDGLKAFGFAEEDRVPMYRNMAQLKTGTLFVLLGRLLNDGGDQLDDLFTRFGWYAQLQNDCKNIYSDEYAVNKGGVAEDLRNGELSFPIVVALNDKHVHSRIEEAFRSRSEGDIEKAMAGLQSPSVKKACLEALQDAGKGLDKLVAVWGRREQMKTA, from the exons ATGGCTTGGCTCACAGGTCGCTTCATGGCCGGCGAAATggccgccgtcttgtccgCATTCGCCCTCGGATACCTCGTCCGAAACAGATGCCACGACAAGAATACTGCCTCTCAAACCGTCAAACACTACGGCTATGACAAGAGCCGTTCCCTCGAGAGCAACAGCGAAGCCGTCGACAAGCTCCCCAGCTGTCCGTACGAATATCTCCTCGGCATCTACGGCCGTCACCACTTCGCGCCCTTTGTCAAGGCGTTTAGTCCGACATTGAAGAATGACGACCCTGACAAGTACGCCCTCATCCTGGACATTATGGACGCCGTGCACTTTTGCCTCATCCTCGTGGACGACATTTGCGACGACAGCACCAAGCGCAAGAACCAGACCACGGCGCACATGCTCTACGGGTCGTGTGAAACGGCCAACAGGGCGTACTTTGTGCTCACAAAGACGATCAACAGGGCCATGCGGGAACGGCCTGTTCTGGGCGTGGAATTGCTCAAGGCCCTGGAGCAGATGCTCGAGGGGCAAGACATCTCCCTGGTCTGGCGTAGGGATGGACTCAAAGCCTTTGGGTTCGCGGAGGAGGACAGAGTCCCCATGTACAGAAATATGGCGCAACTAAAGACGGGGACACTGTTTGTGCTTCTCGGAAGACTGCTAAACGACGGTGGGGATCAACTAGATGATCTATTCACTCGATTCGG TTGGTACGCGCAGCTGCAAAACGATTGCAAGAATATATATTCCGACGAGTACGCCGTCAACAAGGGTGGCGTGGCGGAGGATCTGCGAAATGGCGAGCTGTCTTTTCCCATTGTCGTTGCTCTCAATGATAAACACGTCCATTCTCGGATTGAAGAGGCGTTCCGGAGCCGTAGCGAGGGCGATATTGAAAAAGCCATGGCGGGTTTGCAGTCTCCCAGTGTGAAGAAGGCGTGCCTGGAGGCGCTTCAGGATGCTGGCAAGGGGTTGGACAAGTTGGTGGCGGTCTGGGGACGACGGGAacagatgaagacggcgtgA
- the ltmB gene encoding Terpene cyclase ltmB, with amino-acid sequence MDGFNNAQAPSGYQEIQWLADTFVALMGLGWVVNYALMIWHSAKGETYSMALLPLCNNIGWELVYTLVYPSSNKVELAVFAAGVTLNVFIMATAARSARIEWSHSPLVADHAALILLLGTLVCFTGHVALALEIGPALAYSWGAVICQLALSIGGMCQLLQRNSTRGTSWTLWLSRFLGSCCTVGFAFLRWKYWPEVYGWLGSPLILWSLATFVLADSTYGVCLYLVSRAEQKAAKLD; translated from the exons atggacggatTCAACAACGCGCAGGCCCCATCCGGCTATCAGGAGATTCAATGGCTAGCTGACACCTTTGTTGCATTGATGGGTCTCGGCTGGGTCGTCAACTACGCCTTGATGATCTGGCACTCCGCAAAGGGAGAAACGTACAGCATGGCTCTTCTTCCGCTCTGCAACAACATTGGCTGGGAACTCGTGTATACGCTGGTATACCCGTCGTCCAACAAGGTCGAgctggccgtcttcgccgCGGGTGTGACTCTAaacgtcttcatcatggcaacggcagccCGATCGGCAAGGATCGAGTGGAGTCACTCTCCCTTGGTTGCGGACCATGCAGCCTTGATTCTCCTTTTGGGAACCTTGGTGTGCTTCACTGGTCATGTTGCATTGGCCCTGGAAATAGGGCCTGCGCTGGCGTACTCATGGGGAGCCGTCATATGCCAACTGGCCTTGAGTATCGGCGGCATGTGCCAGTTGCTGCAGAGAAACAGCACACGAGGAACATCCTGGACGTTATG GCTCAGCAGATTTCTTGGCTCGTGTTGCACCGTCGGCTTTGCCTTTCTTCGCTGGAAGTACTGGCCCGAGGTATATGGCTGGCTCGGCAGCCCGCTCATTCTCTGGAGTCTCGCCACTTTCGTGCTCGCCGACTCGACCTATGGAGTGTGTCTGTATCTGGTGTCCCGGGCCGAGCAGAAGGCTGCGAAGCTGGACTGA